ATGAACTTAACTTTTGCATCTCGGGCTGGTCGGGTTAATTTACGAATTGAATAGAAAGCTTTTTGAATCTTACTTTGGTCTACTTGCCAGACGATATTAGACGAATCGAACGGCGGAGGCATCATACCCGGTGGAGGTACAACTGCATCGGGTTGAGGTGCAGGTGTATTCGTAAGGGTCTTATTTACTGTTGCGACTAAATCAGGATGTATTCCCAATTTACGAGGGGTCATCGGCGCTAGTGTTTTTGGGAGTGCAAAATCAGCGGTCCATGTTAAGGGAACATTCTCATGCTTGCTCCACCAATCATTTACTATTTGAGCGATTTGTATGGAGGCAACATCCCTTGCTTCAGCCGCAACCGCTTTAGCTCGCCCGTGTCTCGATGTCACAACACCAAATGCGATCACTGCAATACTAACTACAGCAACTGCAATACCAATTTTAAATTTCAAAATCATAGTTCGGCCTTCCGCCATATCGTCCCGTGTGGACCATCCTCTAATAAGATTCCGAGTTCCTTCAAGTCATCGCGTATTCTATCAGCAATCGTGAATTCTTTCCGCTCTCTAAGCGCGGCTCTCCAGATGATTGTTTTTTGAACAAGGCCATCAAGCAGCTTAGACGTTTCTTCAGACAATTCGGTTTTAAGCTCAAATCCTAAAACAGCGGTCATCTTCATTACGACATCCAGATGACACTTTAACTCACCGGCATTGTCCAAATTTCCAGTGACTGATGCCTGACCGACAATTCGATTAATTTCGGATACTGCTTCAAAGA
This genomic stretch from bacterium harbors:
- a CDS encoding DALR domain-containing protein; translated protein: VSNAQRWLEDKTEVCDRSAADYWERFASAMSDDFNTAQALSVIFEAVSEINRIVGQASVTGNLDNAGELKCHLDVVMKMTAVLGFELKTELSEETSKLLDGLVQKTIIWRAALRERKEFTIADRIRDDLKELGILLEDGPHGTIWRKAEL